Genomic window (Drosophila willistoni isolate 14030-0811.24 chromosome 2L unlocalized genomic scaffold, UCI_dwil_1.1 Seg196, whole genome shotgun sequence):
acaaacaaaaacaaaagataaaTCCATGcgacattttaattaatttatatggTCTATTTTACTTGTTAATAGTTTTCGGTGTtgattttcttcattttacaGGCAAATGCAAACTCAAAATGTCAAAACATCGAGTGAAAAACTAGAAAAGCCAGAAAACCTTAATCAAATAGACCAAcctcctcctcttcctccCGACCCCTTCTCATgtatacctatgtatgtatatgtggtAAGGTAAAGATGGGTAGCCAAATTGTTGGCAAAGAAATGAGGCAACGTGAGGACTAAGACCAAGACGACAACGACACAAATCAATTTGCATAAGGATAAAAGTTTGTAACTTTTCGGGACATGGAGGGAGGGAGAAACTTTGCATAGAGCTTGAGAAACTGAGAAACAGGAGCGTAGCGAAAGAAGTTCACTAATAGGCAAAATATTTAAGCGAACGAAAGTCCATTTAATCatgaaacaaattttaaagtgGCAAATTTATGGTAATAATTGTCAAGTGAGTAAACATTCAGATAATTTTTAAATCTCAATGGGCTAAGAAGTTTCAGTTTTGTGCATGTAAATTAtcaaaattgacaaaaaaaaaaaaaaaaatttaaatgaaaattgaatacAAAGAGATTTTGCTGcaagaaatgaaaagaagTAGATTAATTTTTATAAGAAGAGGAAACCGAAAAGGGGGCTTCAATTTGATAAGCTGAAAGAAGTTTCtactttaaattattttactatttgaatttttcataatttaggaaataaatttaattataaatcaTTGTTTCATGTCCAAAAATTCTCAAATATTTACAGACGATTGATTCAAGATAAATTTGTGTCATTTAGTATCCTGTTTAGATCATACATTATAAGATATAACCTGGGATAATAGGATAAAAATTGTACAAgtaatgtacatataaatatagtGGGACAGATACGTATCTATGtaggatatacatatataatataaaacatTATCATCAAGTTCCTTCTAgtcaaaaatatattgaaatctTTCATCTTTATCTTTCTTTTGCTATATTAATGGAAGCTATTGACTGGCAACTCACTAATAGGAATAAGTAACTCTATTCGTTTCTAATGTAATAGTCTATCGAATATGAAATATGTGCTTCTATGAACACATacagacatggctatatcgaatCGACTTtaatgctgatcaagaattagGATCTCTCCAAAAAACTAAAGTGGTTTTTTATAATGCATCCCTTCTAGGTCTCCTCTTCTGACCAATTCTACAACACCATCTATagggtattaaaaaattgatcgTTTTCATCTCGTTTTAGGAATgaaaagtttaaagtttaatatATATCAATTAAGAAAATTCCTTTGCAATATGGCAACATTTTTAAGAGAATATGCATGTAAATTTGAGATCAGCTTAAATTTAACTTCCGCAAGATTAGTTGTTAGTTAGCTAGTTAgagttaaaaatttatttattaatgatACTCGCACGTGGAGCTAAAACATTGAACTTTGAATTGAATTGGGTTAAAATcgtatttttttctaaatatcAAGTTTTTTTCAGATTTCTAGAAAAGTAaactaatttaagtttttaatctatttcttttcattcgaatttaaattattttaatgatGTGTTTAGCtttacaaaataataaaattaaaattttgattgtataaaagttttcatcttTCGTAATCTTTTATATTATTCTAATGATTAACAGAAAATTAGTCGATTTATCTGCATATGGTGCGTATGCGTGATAAGCCATTGTACATGGAATAATCCATCTATACTATATTTACCCCTATTGAAATCTAAGCCTCTGGATATGAATTGGCCCCTGTAACCCCAATGGAGGTTCAATGGAGGGACGgggtctgtgtgtgtgtgtgtgtgtgtgtgtgcatatgtgGAATGGctcaaaatttgtatttagGTCCCCTCCACATAATTTGTATCCCACCCATTTACACTCGCATtcagtttaaatattttgtggtATTTGCTTACATtgtaattttgttgttattctcTCTacttggtttcttttttgattttgttttttttttcattttatttttctggGTTCTTTTATGTGgtggaaaattttgaaaagtcATTCAGCTGGAATCAAGTTGTTAGCACAATTAGTGTAGAGGCCCGGAACATGCCatgatgaaaaatatttaagtcaAATAAGatggaaaagttttctttttttttattctcgGTTTGTTagcttaatttttttattttcgggtgttttcgttttttgttcattttataatattatttctGAATAATTTGAGATTGTGCGGCtgcttattaaaattttataattagtcaaacagcaaaaatattataaaacaaaaaaacaaaaaaaaaaaaataagcaaagcgaaaacaaattttgtttgtgttggcattttgaaaattttaattacgAAAAGTTTTGTGTTACGGTCCTCGATAAATGAGGTTTTCCGGTTGAAGGTGGCGTGAAAAGAAGGGGGGAGGGAGTCAGTTGGAGGGGGGTAGAGTGGTCCGTCAACCATGTTGAACAATAAAGTTTAATGAATTACAATTTAAGCCCTGAAAGGCAAAAAGTAaggcacacaaaaaaaaagaagcaacaaaaacgGAAATGAAAATATGTTAAAGGAAATGAGCATTGACGCCCAATGTCGATGCGGCTGTCAATGCGGATTGCCTTCGTTATGGTCTtggtcctggtcctggtcttggtcttggttATGGTCCTGTTTGTTGGTCAAGTCACATGCTCTGATTTCCTCCTGCTGTGGGGATAGAAGTGAGTGCTGATGGGCTGAGAGTGGTAATGGGAAGGGGTGTGGGTGAAATGGGCTGGGTCCTTGGGTAGCCATTTCATCATTGTCAACAAAACGGCGAACGGTGGCAAAGACATTGagcaaacaataaatattgtaaacaaTTTGTATGCCTGCAATATTTATTCCTTTTCCTATCCCCTTCCTCCCCTCCTGGCGTTTCCTTTTTGCCATGCTCATAGTCTTTGCCTTTCCATTTCCTTTACTTGGCCTTATCCCTTGtcgttttcttttgtttttctttttgtttttgccactGCAAATATTTGCTCACGCTTTGAGGCCAACTCCAAAACGGAAATCACCCGCCAAGCCCTTCGGCAGTGGGCAATGGGTAGGGGCAAGGGCAGCGGCTTGGTGGGGGGCAATAaattatcatcatcagcaaATGGCAATGTGGTTCCAATGCCTTCTCCGCCTTCTCTCATACCCTCTCTCTACACCCTTTACTCATTCTCTGCATTTACGAATTTTCCAATTGCCATCCGGTTAGTCTGCGATTTGCCCTATCCTCAAGAGGGTTCTTCACTGGACTCCTATGTTGGCCACGTAGGTAATGCGGCATTAATTAAATCAAGCATCATTAAGCAGCGGTTGCCATTGCGGCCATGGCCAATGGGTAACATGAAATGAATGGGCGTGGCCGCATGGAGAAGAAGGCTGAATGGGCGTTGGTGGGCGTTTTAAGCGGTTGAGAGTTTAATGGcaattgcatttcattttccaCGTGCACTCACTAGATTGTGCTTAGGCACAGTGAAACCAAACATAGAGAgaaattttgttgaattttgtgTGCCTATTTTTATTAGCTTTCCTTCGAGTTTAGCCTTAATTCCCGACACTTAAATAGTAACGACGCTTTCTgtttaaaattaacatttcaaaaGGATCGATAAACTTTTGTTGACTATCCGACTTAAAGGGTATCAAGAAACACAGCCTAATAATCTGTCTATATACATTATTCATAAgatgtatttatataaaagGCTATCCAGTCAGTCTAATAGCTCTGTCTTTCTATATTATTCATAGTATATATTTTAACGtgaaaacaaataattgaatttcaatttatttttacctttttttgtaactctaatgatttttattaaatGATTCTTCATTTTTTATCTTCATTAAAGGTAATCCAAAaccatttaaatttaaaagtctTTGCCAACATTGCAAGGAttaaagaaaaactaagattTTAATAGACCGAAGTCACTTTTTCATTAATTCTAGGTTCTATTTAAGTGAGGGATTCACCGTCCCTTGTCGAGgtaaatgtttgttttcttataAGCGGATCTAAGAATGTTAAATGGACACTTTGCGCCTTAAAGTATGTAATAGGCtgacaaaatattaatttttatcaacAAATTCAGAACTTTTTGTAAGCCtggtaaattaaaaattgtctatatacaatcttttgtttatttagtaccaagattatttataatattataaactCCTTTATACACTGCCATGCAACtgattataagtttatttAAGATATGGATACGGGTCCTGCGAGGATTCATGGCCCAGTGACCTGAGTCGACAACCCACTAGAATTCTAAAATGGCCATTTTCCTAGAGGTCTAGGGTTAAGGCTAGGCGAAATCCAGAAAAGGCACAAAACTATTATAGGAAATATattatgtaaataaaatttacacAGCAAATACCTGCACGGAAAGTTCTAGCACATCTAAAACTTATGAGTGTCTAATTTACACATCTGAGAATGTATTAAAGGGCAGATgaacgagaaaaaaaacctcaaatttatatgaaattcTTGTTTGAATAACTTTAAGGATATAATATTAGTAAGTAAAGTTAAAGCCAAGTTATCACTAAATCAATACCGGGTTTGATGTCAAAAAACAGGCCGGTGTCCATTAGCAGTTTCTGACTTTTCGATTTAGACGATAAAATGTCTTAAAACGATTGAGTACAAGCTCATTCACAGGACTTTAACTCTCCTTTATGattacatttttaaactgattttCAAGGCGTTAGGTAGAATTGAAATGTGGCTTTCAATTCGAAATTCTCCCTAGAATCATTGCAGATCTAGACTCTCTCATTtcaaaatttgcatttgcaaaACTCTTTTTCCTGGTTTCTAAATGCATTATTTGCTGGAGGGAAACAAAGGACACTTGCATAATAGAGCCTGTAATTGAATTTCCATATTAAGTTGGCAATGTCAGACGTTTTTCTCATTTGGTTTGTCATTTACGAGCCACTGTTGGAGAGAAATGTCAAATTTTCTGTAGTCCATGgcataaaatttcatttagtCAAGTGCAGTTTTATGGGCCAGATTAatcctacacacacacacatgctgAGAcctatgcatgtgtgtgttagGTTTGCTTGTTCAATTGGCCATGTGGAAAATAAggtaaaataatttttcaataaactttCGAATTTTTTTGGAGTAGTAGGCGATTTTTCCTATTTTCTCTGGTCGTTTCATTTTGTGCATTGTCTTTGCCTTTGTTAGGTTGGCAAATGGCCAAACTCGATGGGGTGTCCTGCATTCTGTAAGGTTAAATAACACCaagtgcacacacacacacacacacacacacacacacgcagacacACTCACTTACAGGAAGATCCTTGAAGTATTTTCCTTTCTATTTATTGCGAACATTTTTCACTCGTCGACGATTTTAAAAGAGGCCAACAAACAAGATTCAAGCtcttttgaaaatttcatttgctAAATGTTATTTCGATTTCCATTTGGCTATGAATTTTTTATCCCAAATCTGCTTGACTTTTCTGTTGTTTCAATTGAAATGCATACAACAActacatcaaaaagaaaaaagacaaaaaaaaaaaagatgaaaagcGCAAAGTGcgaaatatgtataaaatatataaaaattgaaatggaaatggaaatgtgcATGTTTTGCATATTGTATATTCTCTTCTATCTGCTCTAAGTTTTCCTCTTTCTATCCATTCCAACATTTCGATGTGAAAATCAAATTTGCTGaccccttttttttatttttttttttttggctttagtCTCGCCACCACACCTCGACCACATTGCCCTTTCACTCAAAGCCCAGAAACCAGAAATGCATTTATTTTGTGCTCTAAAACTGACCAGTTGTTGCGGTTATGGTTCGGGTCCAAGTGGCAGCCGGAAGAGCTTTGCCAATTCAGCAAGCATTTTGAGGGTTTATTTATTGTAGTGTCTGTTTGtctatgtgtatatatttgtatatatgtacattataaaatgcaatttgcCACTTTTGCATAAGCTATCTTTTTGGCCATTTCCAGTTTTTGAGTTTGAAGTTAAAGGCAGGGGATCAGAGGATAAATCATTGCAATCATAACTATATAGAGACATCAACTTGCCAGGAAATGtctaaaacctttttttttttgtaaataccacagaataaataaaacattcaAATAACTCTCTTCaatcataaatatatagagtaaGTTTATGTTGAttgagcaaaagaaaaatgtttgcaaATTCTTTTGTCAGTTTGTGCAACATTTGATGATAGATCTTtgataaaaacgaaaaatgggTTTACTTGGAACTCGCACAATTCTGAAAATAATTCATCACAGAATCTATAGGAAAAGCAATTTTAGAAGAAGGTATCCgcaattttgttttactttttaaaataaaataaaatttgattcttaaaaattaaattataaaaaagtGCACAACAAtgataatttttcaattttaaatttcgaaagaatatttgaattgtttttgcATACCTAAAAAGGTGATTTCAGACTTTTGTGAGAAGTTGAAAAGTTTTCGTACTTTAAAATCGCCAATGAGGATTTGATATTAACGTGGCCTAAACTTGAAGCACAAAGTATtagaaatttacaaaatttttcctttattaACTACCAAACTTCCAAAACGCCGTCTAGAAGAACTTAAAACTTCATTTTTCTTGCaaatttaattgactttcaggTAATTTTATAACTCTAATTTCAATAGACAACCTAATTTATTATTGCTGCATAAGAAAGTATAGAAGTTTACTCGTCGTTTTAAGTAAATACGGATAGGATTTTAAAAAGATCAGTTTAGCCATTTGATATATAAGTATTATTTCCATTTTAgtcattttaaatatatataactgGGGCAtatttttatggttttcttTTGAGCTTCAATATAATAACATATTAAGGACATTGAAACAAAACTATGTTGGCTGATTATATTGAAGGCTTCTAAATAGATCAATAGTACAATAAATCCTTGTATCCgtaatatttcaatatttgtaaaagtttaaaaaaaggGTGTATACCCAACTTtcaaataaaagtaaataaagaAATCTTTAGCATGTCTATACTGACTCAATTTCGATTTATTTTCGTTAATTGTTACTGacagaaaaactaaataaGTTAAACTCATAACACTAcaattctttatttttattaaatataaaagaaaaccaataaataaagtgaattattttgtattattaaataaaatgatttttaactgtatgattttttaattttaaattgatttctaaatttcaatttccgtatttatgtttaattgaatatttaattaaaagacaaatttcaatcaaattgtTGGCCAATATTGTGGCCCCAAAATGTATGCTATACTTTTTTGTACGTATCTTTTCTTAAGCAAATCTTTTACCGTTACGCATGCAAATTTGTCGTAACTCACCTTAATTTACGTGAATGGTTCCTGCTGGATTTGGCTCTCAATTAGACTCAAGTCGTTGAATGTTTCACAATTTGCTAGCTGTGGCTGGTCGccagttgttgctgctgttgcattaattaaatcaaaatcaatGGCCAAACGATGATGTTGCTCTCCAGACGTGAACATGGCTCCTGGCATTTGCTCTTGCTCTTGCTCCTGCtcttgctcctgctgctgctcctgctcttgctcctgctgctgcttctcgTTAGGTTCTTCAGTTGGCAGTTGTTGGCACTTTTGCTGGCAATTAACAGCGTAGCACATGGCCCGCTGATGTCCTTCTACTTGTTCGTGTCCATGTATTTGGACTTGTCCTCGTTCTTGTCTTTGTCTTGTCGTCGTAGCCATCAACAACATTTGCAGCTCTTCGATGCCATAATCATACGCCTCGTAGACATCATCCATCAGTTCCTCAGCATAGCtttcgtcgtcatcatcatcatcgtagtcgtcgtcgtcattgGCGCAATCAAAGTAGCCGCTCTAAAAGGCAAAACCAATCATCAGATTACTGATAAGAGACTGATTTCAGATTGGACACTTACCTGACAGTCCAGGCATCGGCAATTATCACAGAGGCTACAACTTAGACCCAAAATGTCGGCTGCCTCTTGGTAGAGCTCAAAACTGGATCTTGTTTGGGGCTTAGCACTCAaagattgttgttgttgttgctgctgcttttgctgcttttgctgctgttgctggtacTGTGGGTAGTTATAGTTGGTCAACTTGTTGTTGTCATCATTATGCATGCTCCAATTGTTCAATTTATTCCGCTCGACTcttgctgctgatgctgacTCCTGATTTTTCAAGTGCCTGCCATTGTTGCCACTGCTACTGGTTTGGCCCTTTTCGCCTGGCTGGCCCACAAATGAGTGGTAAGGGTCcaaggatgatgatgatgatgatgatgttgatgtaGAGCTGGCTGCCTCATTGCTGTCAGAAAGAGATTGGGTGAGTGAGCAGGGCAAGTTTATTTAGCTTTTGCTTGACTAAACTAAACGTTTATTAAATGCCTTTCACTTCGCATAAGAGTAAATAATCGAGCAAAGAATCGAGCTATAGAGAGAAGTCTCTTCAAATTAGagaccaacaaacaaaaattcaagtTCAAGCCAGGCCAGAAATAAATGACCCatcatcattttcatttccctcGAGGGCACCTTTATCACCAGCgtccaacaacaaaaaactatttattcaCATTCCACAAACATTAAAAGGGAAACTCAGATACGCCGAGCCACCACCCACTTTCCTTGGGCACCGTCCAACCCCTTCTTTACCCTCTTTTACCATTTGCCTTATCAActgcaaaaatgcaaaatactTGCAAAAAAGTTTTCGCAACTTATTTTGATGGAGTCGTTGAGGAAAAGTTGATGAATGTGCGCGCGGCGCGAAAAAGAATTTCCCACGGGCCGACTTATGCACAGGcagaaaaaagaacaaaacacaaaaaaaaaaatataaaagaaatagTGCAAAAAACACTGTGGGGACTGCGGCAAACGTATGTGTCACAGGAATATGAATAATGCAATTTTCATATCCACGGCTGATAAACTTTGGCGACGACTAAGAAGAAATCAGAGTAAAAGCGTAAAATGATACTGGGAATCGTTAagcaaaatttatgcaaactaaagaacagaaaataaaatggTTTACTAATACGATTGGAAAAAGACAAGTAAATAAGAATAAATGGAAAAGCTTCAACTGAATCTTTCTTAACTATAGAAACTCTTATGTAGTCCAAGCCCAAAGTTAAACACAATATCAATATGTTGTATGTCAAGTTAAAGGAAATAGAATAGAAAGCATGCCACATAGTCCAGAACGTAGAACATAAGAGGTTGCCACACTTTGATGAGAACTAGTTCTTGGGACTATTAGTGAATTGTTGTTCGGTATTAATAGACTAGAAATGGAAACTGTAAAAGATGATAACTTGAGGAATGGGTACATTGAATTCCAATCTTAAGATTATATTCAACTCAAGATTTATGACAaaactgaaaacaaaaaacttctGATCCTTACGCGATTTTCCATTAAGAAGCCTAAATAgtctaaaatttaaaaagactTGTGAAATTTTCGGGAAAGAAAGTTcatctatgtatataaacaCTATTTTGTCGAAACAAAATGGCATTGACATTGACAGATTTTGCCGAAAAAAACTCATTCttctatattttatttgattaatcACTTACTTTAATCTAAATTctgttaataatttaaataatttttgaatgaTAAAAATACCTCTGAGCTTTGGTTAAGAAAAATTAAGGATATTCTTGGAATGATATATTTACAGTTTGGActtgttttgaaaattttatatttttgactTACATTTCAAATTAAGCGAATCAAATCCCCAAATCATATTCGTTTTGTTAAAAGTTATACGGAATCGAAAACGGGAATAGGCATagttaatttcattaaaattgaaacatttgagcttaattttattgtcgatttcttatatacatattaaggaataaaaaaagtgaaaaagccAAATATTCTTCTTCGATTAGGATATCTGTTTAATCATCAGGAATAGGTTAATCTTCAAATAAAAACCTTGTCcccataaaattaaaattaaagcataagcaatgcaaatttttggtttttggttaattaaatttttccaCTGTAATGAAATGAGggaaaaaaatgattttctttcTCCCTATCAGTTGGCCACGCTTGACGTTTATTAATTAAACGCGCCCAGTGCGCTAATAAATCAAAGAAGCACAAGTTTCTGCCCCTTAGTGGATgcaattaatgaaaaattttgctGTGCCGTTGCCTTTTGTAACGAACTTTGACATGATTACATGTCGAAAAGTTTGAGAGTGCGTTTTtcggtctttttttttttttgtttttggtgcaCTTTAAAAGGCCATGAGTGATGTCTATTGGGGGAGGCAAAAAACTTTTAGTGCCAACATTCTTTTTGCCtttgttttttactttttttttttttgttggtggaTGCATCTCACAAATATGATTATGGCGTTTTAATCAACTTTGTGAGCTGATGATGCAACTCTACCCGGTTCTAGACTCATTCAAGGTTCACTGCATTTTGATGTTATGCTcgttaatttttcaatttccaGCCAAAGATAGAAAACGCAAAAGATAAAAGGAAAGCGAAAGTGGAACAACTTTTAGCTAAGCATGCTGGTAATCAAAACTTATGGCTTTTCCTTGGAACATCGAACATAAATGCATTGCAAGAAAGTTTCATCCACCATAAATGCATTTTTCCTACATCATATAACTACATAGAAGCAAAGTCCATCAGAAATGAACCGCAACCATCAGTTTAGTTCCAATAAAATGTCCCATAAAATTCTTATAAGGCTAGCCAATTTCTggtgaacaaaaaaaactgtcTATGGGGCAACAACTTAATGACCAAGTTGTCGTCGTCATcttcgtcgtcatcatcagtGTGGGAAAATTCCCCAATAAACTTGTGGCCCATAAAagttaaaacatttttctttttttttttttgcaacatTTATGAGAAGAATTTCCACATACTCTTACTTTACACAAACAAGGGTATATTGAAATTATCAAAGATTAAAGTAACGTTTAATTAATCTTAAAGTTGTTTAGACTGAAAATTTGTTCTCAAATTGTATGTTCAATTGAAGTCGATAGGTAAGGACATTTTAGAATAACTGAAAGATACCTAAATAAGAAAGCTATAAAgcatttcataaaaattacaACTAAGAAAAAGTGATAAGCCAGTTTTGATTAATATTATCTCTTTTTAGTTTGTCTCATTCTAATCGTAAACCTCTACTTaatattaatcaaatttgtatttgtctaTTGTATGTAAGTTGTTGGTTTTATTGGAATCATGGACTGATATAGAGTGGAGTCTGGCGGTCTAGACACTACTGACATTTTAGTATCTTAAGcaatttattacattttacaGCTTTTTTTACCCACAATCAGCGAGTCAAAGTTTTGGTcgaataattttgaaaattcttcATAATAATTAAATGTCATCAGcaaaaatattgatatttgaTCGAAAAATTCTCCCCAAAAatgtaagtatatattttAGATTCGTCTAAGAgttcaatatatataattctACTATATATCCTATCAGActtcaatatatataattctAATATCATCCTTCCAACCCAAGTAATTTGCTTTATAATAGATATGTTAGCTGTCTATG
Coding sequences:
- the LOC6640282 gene encoding kinesin-related protein 6, which gives rise to MAQTMECTSSSNQNSIYVLNASYNAYGDFGTYAAAAGAASALAAATGPTKREPTRTRPSCSLQHKFKTFGAGYGEVGVDYGGGSTSNYVNPATSMSTAMCSPATAALQKLFNCSVSVGSGGGCQNVNNSNSTGNSNGNNNNNNPTVSSHNNGCLSAAGKMLESTAGVGSAGAVALHNGNSNSNITAATSNNTKKKCTKSTLIAKKTKFLKFLEEEKWRSSATTRAPTTAATSTTTMETCTSSNEAASSTSTSSSSSSSLDPYHSFVGQPGEKGQTSSSGNNGRHLKNQESASAARVERNKLNNWSMHNDDNNKLTNYNYPQYQQQQQKQQKQQQQQQQSLSAKPQTRSSFELYQEAADILGLSCSLCDNCRCLDCQSGYFDCANDDDDYDDDDDDESYAEELMDDVYEAYDYGIEELQMLLMATTTRQRQERGQVQIHGHEQVEGHQRAMCYAVNCQQKCQQLPTEEPNEKQQQEQEQEQQQEQEQEQEQEQMPGAMFTSGEQHHRLAIDFDLINATAATTGDQPQLANCETFNDLSLIESQIQQEPFT